A single genomic interval of Acidimicrobiales bacterium harbors:
- a CDS encoding thioesterase family protein, whose translation MAWEVSDFATLMALEAHGPDVYVGVSPEYPWGRVYGGQVVAQGLRAAQATVGADHHVHSLHAYFIRGGTSNEPIRYEVDRIRNGRSFVTRRVVARQSEGAILNLSCSFQVHEDQADVQESALPADVGAAGSGEVEDWGLLGRRVAGQATGRSSLWLRVLDDLGDDPHMQACALAYTSDDIPTNAVGSTHPRIGEVRDDATTYGEVFIGASLDHAIWFHRPLPPDEWLLHDHRSHGLASARGLSVGEVFAPSGVHVATVAQEILIRERTR comes from the coding sequence ATGGCCTGGGAGGTTTCCGACTTCGCCACGCTGATGGCGCTAGAGGCCCACGGCCCCGACGTGTACGTGGGCGTCAGCCCCGAGTACCCGTGGGGCCGCGTGTACGGGGGCCAGGTGGTAGCCCAGGGCCTGCGGGCCGCCCAGGCCACCGTCGGCGCCGACCACCACGTGCACTCGCTGCACGCCTACTTCATCCGGGGCGGCACCAGCAACGAGCCCATCCGGTACGAGGTGGACCGCATCCGCAACGGCCGCTCCTTCGTGACCCGACGAGTGGTGGCCCGCCAGTCCGAGGGCGCCATCCTCAACCTGTCCTGTTCGTTCCAGGTGCACGAGGACCAGGCCGACGTCCAGGAGTCGGCCCTACCCGCCGACGTCGGCGCAGCCGGTAGTGGCGAGGTGGAGGACTGGGGCCTGCTGGGCCGACGGGTAGCCGGGCAGGCCACCGGTAGATCGTCCCTCTGGCTGCGGGTACTGGACGACCTGGGCGACGATCCGCACATGCAGGCATGTGCGCTCGCCTACACCTCCGACGACATACCGACCAACGCCGTGGGCAGCACCCACCCGCGAATCGGAGAGGTCCGCGACGACGCGACCACCTACGGGGAGGTATTCATCGGCGCCAGCCTGGACCACGCCATCTGGTTCCACAGGCCACTGCCCCCCGACGAATGGCTGCTGCACGACCACCGGTCGCACGGCCTGGCCAGCGCCAGGGGCCTCAGCGTGGGCGAGGTGTTCGCCCCGTCAGGCGTGCACGTGGCCACCGTGGCCCAGGAGATCCTCATCCGCGAACGGACTCGCTGA